The following nucleotide sequence is from Zea mays cultivar B73 chromosome 1, Zm-B73-REFERENCE-NAM-5.0, whole genome shotgun sequence.
AGGCTACAGCTCATTTGTGTGGTTTGTTTTGTTGACGTGCTGTCACTTGATTGTGTAATCGTTATTATACAGTGTCTGTGTGTGGTTTAAAGACCTGGCATGCGTACAAAGAGTGCTGAACAAATTTCTACCAGTAAAATAAAGCTAAGGTAAAGGAGATTAGGAGAACTTATCCCGTTCCTCACAACTCGACACAATATGGGCCACGGATGAATCGTTGGTGGCCACGAGTGTGATAATATACTCGAAATGTGCCTATTACCACAAGAAAGAAACTTTGAGCAGACCGTATCAGCTTATGTTACTAACCCTACCAGCGATACAGATGGAGTGTTGGAAACTGCAATTAGCACCGaccaaatgataaaataaagcacCTAATCCTAATGTACGAACAATTGGCAGCGCACATCTGCACACAGAACAACTAGATCGAACCAAATCGAAAATGAGGGCAGTCCAGACCTCGCGTCGTTGGACGGTGCCGCCGTAGCCGGTAGCCTGGCAGAAGCGACGGTATAGCGGTACGGCGGCGTACGAGGCGCCGACCATGGCGACCGCAACGCCGAGAAGGTACCCCAAAGTCCGTCTCGAGCTCTTCTCCCGACCGGCCGCGGAAGGTGATGACGAGGCGAGCCCGCGCCAGAGAAAGGCCGCGTCAGAAGCGGGAGGCCACCCACGCCGTGTGCTATGGCGGTGGAGGAGAGAAGGGGAGAGTTGGCGGTGGAGCCTGGCGAGCGAACGCATCGCCATCGCGGCGGGAGGCTGCGAGCGGTGGTGTCGCCGCCGAGTTGTACTCTTTCCTGTTTCCTCTCTTCTTTCTCCTCACTTTTTCCTCCTTTTTGCTGCGCAAATGCAACGGAACGGCCAAGACGACCTGTTTGCACTTTGCAGACCCATATTGGACGCGCCCATGGACAAGATTTCCGGCCCAACTAATCGCCATGTATCTCAATATAATTATTTATTAGTCTATCTAGTCATCAattaattaccaaaaccaaaTGAGGTCCTTATAACCCCCTCCTTTTTATAATTGATGACAACTCTATAAAGGTATATtgttttttattctttttctaaTCTAGCTCTTTATATAAGTGTAAATTTCTAGTTTGGTTTGGTTTTTATGCTTCTTATCTAACTTTAAGATTATTTATTAAATTTGGATAAGCATCATAAAGCTCAACTTAGTAATGATAATTCCCCCTACATGTGTGCTCAAAAGGTTTGGTTTCAAGCTTACACACCATGAATTTTGCGGTAACAATATCACTACTAAATGATGTTAAAATATACAAGATAGAAATGTACCTTTGTAGTGTGTATActgcttttcaaaaacatccttAACATCACCTTGCTTGAAACAAGCGACGCTATATACCATGTGAGATCAACATAATTATGAGGTTCTAGTTACGCGTTGCTACACTAAGATTAGGCTATAAATACCATTAAATCAATCATCATCCAAGTCTTAATTCTAGCAAACACTCACACAAGTATGTAGGAATGTAAGACAAATATGATGCAAGCAAGAAAATGTAATGCATAATCAAACACATCAAACATATATTTATAAGCTTGCTCCTCCTACTTGTGTGCATCTATTGTTCAAGAAAATTACATCCCCTTTATTTGGCTCTTAATCCATTTGAACTCATTCTAACTTAATTGATCGATAACTCCCCTTAAGTCTATATTTATGTCCAAGTTTCTTTTGTGCATATTTCTATATCTTTGTTCCAACTTCTCTCcctttgtcattaattaccataaAATGATTGTGCCAAAGCTTTGAGGAGGTTGAACTCACTTGTGAATGTTATACCACTTGAAAGCACTCATTTTTTGATGGACACCAAATATATGGTAAATATCTTGACACCACTTATATGAAGTTATTATGGGTGGAGTTGCTTTCTTGAGTTGATAATCACTTAAAGATGAGGATCACTTGAAGTCTTGTAGGGTACCACTTGTATGTTTGATCTAGACACCATTTGTGAATACCAATTAAAGGAATATATCAGTCTATATAGTACTTTATAGATTttgatatccatttgcattgttgtCTTCTTCTTGAATGCAAGTTATCTTTATGAGCTTCTCAATATGTGACTTGAACCAAATAGATTTGCCCAAGCTTCCAAGTTCGGTTTGAACACTCTTAAAGCTTCTTCACACACACTAAGTGCTCATCTTATCGAGGTTGCACTTGTAAGTTGTAACTTGTTGCAATCCAAAATAGATCAAGTACTTGGGTTCACTTACCCTATGAACAAACTCACATGCTACCACTAGATTTAATCAACCAAAACAACCAATAGTGATGGACCATGCATCTAAATCTTTGATTTGTTATGCATGATCCTAATAAGCATGTATTATTGCACGGTGGAAGGTAAGAGCAAGTGAGCAGAGCGGTGAATAGAAAACATGGCCTATTAGGAAGCACGACATGGTACGAACACCATCAATGTAGATCGCTAGTCCACCAGCTCCAGGGAAGAGGAAGAAGGCTGTCGAACAAATCTGGATCAAGAtatggcagagaagaagagagtgACCAGATAAGAGAAGACGATGTTGGAGGCAGTGAGGAGGGAACGAGGGACATCGTCGCTGGCTTGTCGTGTCGAAGGGAGacagggaggagaggagggggttAGGATTTGCTAGGAGCATGAGGGGCGACCGTGCGATGGGGCGCCAAGGCGGATTTTATGAGATGactggcgaagcgggcgacgacgCCGCGTCAGAGGCGGTGAGGTGGAGGGAGCGAGGGATGGTGTCATCGACTCGTTGCTCACCACGTCGGAGGAAGGAGAGGTGGGGTTAGAGATTACTAGGTGCAAGAGGAGGCGACCTCCACGAGGGATGGATTTTATGCGACGACGGGAGAGCGGGCATCGAGAGATGACAAATTTATCCATGTCGTGCGGCCTAGCCCAGCGTTCGGCCCATGCGCAACACGTAGATTAGTCTAGGCCATCACAGGCTCATTTCCTAACGTGTCGTATGGTCCATTTGGTTTGGTACGACCCATATGGTCATGTATACCTAACGAAATTGTTAATCACACCACATCGGTTGAATCAGAGTCGCAATGGATTTACCTTTTACGTGGCGAGCCACAACTAGAGGTGATAATGAGCTCTAAGTTCTACACTGTAAAATTTAAGTATCGAATTGAATTAGAATCATACTCTATTTCTATTAATTTtcgaactaaaattaattaaaggTTTAAATgaattgtgaagaaacatttagggggtgtttggttgcccccgctaaagtttagcccgggtcacatcaagcgtttgactttgaAATAGGAGTATggaatatagacccaaccaactggactagattcgtctcgtcttttaatcttcggctgacaaattagttttataatccgactacatttaatacccggaacggaggttcaaacattcgatatgacaggggctaaattttagtttggggtaaccaaacacccccttaaactGTAATCCATTATCACTCTTAGTCCCTGGGCACAACctaagactgtctccagcaatATCCTCTAAAGGAATATTCTGTGTTCTTTACAACACTCTCTAAAAGATTTCGTCCTCTATATCTTTTTCTACTCCAGCAGTGTCctctaaatttcatcctctatataAATAGTATTACCAGACTCTATTTTATACATTCTTTTTTCCGCATTGGACGCGCACAGAAAAATATCATTTGTATATCTCGTATTAAAATATGATGTATATTAATTTTTCTTCACCTAAAATAGTATGCCTTTTTATTACAAAGTTTTCCTTGGCAGATCTTAAAAAATTACTATGCAGACATCTAATAGTATTGCTTGCTGCTACTCATTCTTCATTAATTTAGCTACAATACTTATTCTACTGCATGTTATTGTACATTTCTAGTAGATCTGAAGTAGAGAGACACGAATAGAGGAGCCACTACATTTGGAGGTGGTTGAGGACGTACTCTATTTTACCGGACCCTTTAGTGCATGTTGTTGGAGTGAAAAAGTTGATCAGCGTGCGCTAGATATAGAGTAGAGGAGCATATAACGCACACCTTGCTGGAGAGAGTATAACAGGTGGTGGCAGCGACGCGGTTCTACTGCACTGCTGTGGCCGTGCGGGATGTCGGCTAGTTGCCTCCGGACGAACCACCGAAATGCGTTGCGTTTGTGTACGCACACCTGCAACCGAAAGGAGCAAATTAAGTTGCCGGCCGCTTGATATTGCTGGGTTCGTGGTCCGGGTCCCGGCACGCACTTGTCTAGTCCCGACTTGATCAGCGGTTATCATTGTTTTAGATACTCGATCACATACACACGATGCATGCGCCGATTAGGGAACACTGAAAAATATCTGGTAGCCTCGCCACTTCGCGCATGTATCGCACAATTCACAGCTCTGTCTGTCTGCCTATAAATTAAATACGTGCTCTGTGCTAGCTCCCAATTCCCATACCAGACTGGAAGGCAGAAGCGCCCGCACAGGCACAGCACTACTCGAAGCAAGAACTATAGCAGCTGCTGCTCCTGTACACCAAGCGTACGTgcaaatacaaatacaatggccaCCAAAAGCATCGCCTCGCTGCTCGCCGTggccctgctgctgctgctctccTCCCcggccgccgtcgtcgtcgtccgcgcgcagcagcagcagcggggCAACCCGTGCCCGACGAACGCGGTGGCGGACCTCAAGGTGTGCGCCGACGTGCTGGTCCTGCTCAAGCTCAAGATCAACGTGCCGCAGAGCCAGCGGTGCTGCCCGCTGCTGGGCAGCCTCGTCAACCTCGACCTGGCCGCCTGCCTGTGCGCCACCATCAGGCTCAACGTGCTCGGCATCCCCGTCAACCTGCCGCTCGACGTGCCCCTCGTGCTCAACTACTGCGGCCGGAACGCGTCCGCCGTGCCGGGCTCCAACTGTTCCTTCTGAGGCATGTTCGATCGATCGGCAACCCCGCTCCAATTGTAAGTTGGCTAGTTTGTTATATGCGGGCCGGGTACTGTATAACAGCAGCTGCTTGGAAATAAAAAGCGTGTAATGACCTTACTCAACATCATGGCAAGTACAATTTCTGAATGCTACCAACAATCCTACTTGAGTTTTTGCATGAATCTTTGGTCAACTGTTTCTTATGCCACTGACAAGTAATTTCGTGGTTATATATATTTAGCCATCCATGTGTCCAAGAGAAAACACTATGACCATTTATGCTAATTGTCGCAGTATATTATCGGTCGCTATAACCGAAATCTATGAAGTACGCTCCCGGAGAATAGCCCGTATACAAAACCAGTGGATAGCCGAAGATATCACCTGTACAGGACAACGAGAATATATGTATTTATTTTTAAACACAGAACCATTTCTACATAACCCAAAGCGATCAACACGCTCTGGGCAAAATCAAAGGTTTTAAAATCCTTTCAAACGTCCGAAGCTAACTCCCAAACATGCGAAGAATACTATAAGATTCTGGAAGATCAAATGCAGTATTTATGCGTCCCAGATCaccaggagggggggggggggggggggggcgcaaaACGATATTTAAAAAAAATGTTCAATCATCTCATTTCTGACAAAAGTTTTGTTGCGTCTAGCTAAGTTATCCTTTGTCTCTATGAAAgatatataaaaaataagatttATTTTAATGCAATATTTAACTTGCAAATGATAGCGTTTAAGAAAAAAATGGTGGGTTTATTTATCCATTGTTTATTTTTCAAGTCGCCTCTCAAAAAGACTGGAACGCACCAAGCCATATTCCGAAAAAATATCGAAGACCTGATGTGGCCGACAGCACTAGCGCACGCGCCGTCCTACGTACACTGGCCGTCGGCCGTGCGTCGCACACCGCGCAGGCGcacgccaccgccaccgccgccgccttgGCGCAACTCCAAACTTCAAAGTTCAAATGATGACACATGACAACATGGGCCGTATCCTTCGCGTCACGCAGATGAACGAGACCAGTCGTAGCAGCCCCTTCGAAAATACTATGGAGACCAGCCAGGCCCACCTCGCACGTCAGGCCGACGTACGTTAGCCGTCCCGTCCAGCCCAAATTCCGCACCGCTTCCGCCGTTGCGGTCGGCCGTCGGCGGTCGCGGTAGGCGAAACCGTGCACGGGCGGGCAGGCGCGCGCGACTCCAAGACCTGAGTCCTGATGATGCAAGGCGCTACGCGCGTCCTCTAGGCGTTGCCCGCCAAACCGTAGCCTGCCAACTCGATGACGAAGCGATGCCGCGGAGCGACGCGAAACACTGCGACTGTGGCCTTCGTTGTTTGAGACAATTTGACACAAGTAAATTTTCCAATTTATTTCTTGGCTCTTAAAATATAAATCTTCTATATCTAATACTGAATATAAATTTGGTTCCTATATGACACTATCATTAATTTAATGTCTAACGGTATTaactttcatatatatatatatatatatatatatatatatatatatatatatatatatatatatatataatgattTTACATGTTTTAAATAATTATCTGAATAATTGTTTATGTATAAATGTATGTATTATAATAAGTATTCATATGTAAACAATTATTATAATAGCGCTATTTTTTATGACAAGTATTTATATAAAAATAATTATTTAGATAATTACTCAACGAGGTCTTTTTACCTGAAAGTTAAATATTACCAGAGGTTAGTATAGCGTCATATCAGAAACTAAATTT
It contains:
- the LOC100283104 gene encoding cortical cell-delineating protein precursor, producing MATKSIASLLAVALLLLLSSPAAVVVVRAQQQQRGNPCPTNAVADLKVCADVLVLLKLKINVPQSQRCCPLLGSLVNLDLAACLCATIRLNVLGIPVNLPLDVPLVLNYCGRNASAVPGSNCSF